From a region of the Macrobrachium nipponense isolate FS-2020 chromosome 3, ASM1510439v2, whole genome shotgun sequence genome:
- the LOC135222395 gene encoding uncharacterized protein LOC135222395 yields the protein MELLLDSVQQLEMWNTVRTTDARQPLLLAEALTERGPHTSGIFTREMKEAAKELKVKEDITVRRADKTAAFVLIKTKEYHKKLDAILSDSSKFERLTRNPTEDIKRDANHVISTINAATNAVHLSPIQGDFSLGYLYRNIKTHKEGNPLRPIISQTPAPTCALAKRLNQILTPYVPRRYSLSSSVEFLEEICDSPGTGFIASLNVESLFTNVPINETIDIIMDCVYREPLTATLNIPEASLGTVMDICTKRAPFSTH from the coding sequence ATGGAACTCCTGCTCGACTCCGTCCAACAGCTCGAGATGTGGAATACTGTCCGAACAACAGACGCCCGCCAGCCCCTCCTGCTCGCCGAAGCCCTCACGGAGAGGGGACCACACACCAGTGGCATCTTCACCCGAGAGATGAAGGAAGCAGCCAAGGAGTTGAAGGTCAAGGAAGACATCACTGTGCGACGGGCAGATAAGACAGCCGCCTTCGTCTTAATAAAAACGAAGGAATACCACAAAAAGCTAGATGCTATCTTGTCCGACTCCTCAAAGTTTGAACGTCTCACACGGAACCCCacggaagacatcaaaagggACGCCAATCATGTCATCAGTACTATCAATGCGGCAACCAACGCAGTCCACCTTTCTCCCATCCAAGGGGACTTCAGCCTTGGTTACCTCTACAGGAACAtaaaaacccataaggaaggcaacCCTCTCCGCCCGATTATCAGCCAGACACCCGCCCCGACTTGCGCCTTGGCCAAGcgcctcaatcaaattttgactccctacgtcccgagacgctatagcctgagttcatcggtggagttccttgaagaaatttGTGACTCCCCTGGCACTGGCTTCATAGCATCCCTGAACgtagaatccctatttaccaatgttccCATCAACGAGaccattgacatcatcatggATTGCGTCTACCGAGAGCCTTTGACGGCcacactcaatatcccagaagcctctttgggCACCGTGATGGACATCTGTACAAAGagggcccccttctccacccactGA